Genomic DNA from Bacillus thuringiensis:
GGACCTCCTGGACCGACAGGACCAACGGGACCTTCTGGACCAGCAGGTGGACCTCCTGGACCGACAGGACCAACGGGACCTTCTGGGCTAGCAGGTACTCCTGGTTTACAAGGACCTCCTGGAGAAGAAGGTCCTACAGGTCCTCAAGGAGTTCAAGGTTTACAAGGACCTCCTGGAGAAGAGGGACCAACAGGACCTCAAGGTGTCCCTGGTTTACAAGGACCTCCTGGAGAAGAGGGACCAACAGGACCTCAAGGTATCCCAGGTTTACAAGGACCTCCTGGAGAAGAAGGTCCAACAGGACCTCAAGGACCTCCTGGTTTACAAGGTCCTCCTGGAATAGAAGGTCCAACGGGCCCTCAAGGTACTCCTGGTTTACAAGGACCTCCTGGAACACCAGGTACAAGGGGACCAACTGGACCAACGGGGCCAGGTACTCCAATTGCAACTTTTAATGTAAATAAATCTACTGGTCAAGTGGTTGCATCTGGAGGAACAATTAATGACTATTTATCTGGTGGTGGTCCCAATATAGACTTTAATCTAGCAACTGGTATAGCAACTATTCAAATTAGAGGTGTCTATATAATATTATGCACTATTAGCGTTCCTCCAAGTACCTCTCAAATGTCATTTGTAATTTCAATAAATGGAGCGACTACTGGTGCTAGTTTTCGAATAGGAATCCTCCCTAATACTAGCAGTAGTGTATTTACTGTAACAGCTATAGTTGCTCTTAATCCTAATGATACTCTTCAGATAATAAATACTAGTACAACAGCAGTTGCTATTCCAAGATTAAGTGGAGATAATTCTGGGATTGTTCCTTCAAATGTCAATTTTCAAGCATATATGTTATCCGTTCTCTAAAAAATAAATTGTACGCTAAAGACTATAAAACTTTACCAATTGAACATTGATATCATTAAATTTTATTTTCTATTCTTACTCACCTTTTAAAAAAGAAAAAATAGGTTTAAAAAAAGGTTTCCCTTTGTTTTTGGGTGTGAGTGCTGGCTCGTCGTGTGGGGTCGAAACCCCACATAGCGTTAATTCGATATAGAAAAAGAAGAATATTTTGAACGGAAGAATTGGCGGTTCGGCTGGTACAATTGCTGATCCAAGTCGAGCAACTTAACCCCGTTTTTGGTCTGTTCGGCTTGGCGAATGCTAAAAACCCGCCGAAAAAAGTTTTGCAAGGACAATATTAAAAAGAAAAGGCTATCGCCTTTAGGTGAGGATTAACGAACCGACTTTTTTAATATTGAGGGTGGAGATTTTTGAGTGATCTTCTCAAAAATACAACCCGTTCCTTGCGGAACTTTTAGCCCTATATATAAGAGTGAGAAGAGCAAAGTAAAGAAAGTCAGTAATACCAAGGTTTTATAGAAGATAGGGTGTCAAAAAAAAGTGACACCAGTG
This window encodes:
- a CDS encoding collagen-like protein, with the translated sequence MSKFDKFIKCNDFPFPCAFPPIGEGPTGPTGPCCTGSTGTTGPTGSQGEPGNLGPTGPQGVPGLQGEPGDPGPTGPQGVPGLQGEPGDPGPTGPQGVPGIQGEPGDPGPTGPQGVPGIQGEPGDPGPTGPQGVQGIQGVPGDLGPTGPQGIPGELGPTGIGVTGPTGPSGPAGGPSGPTGPTGPSGPAGGPPGPTGPTGPSGPAGGPPGPTGPTGPSGLAGTPGLQGPPGEEGPTGPQGVQGLQGPPGEEGPTGPQGVPGLQGPPGEEGPTGPQGIPGLQGPPGEEGPTGPQGPPGLQGPPGIEGPTGPQGTPGLQGPPGTPGTRGPTGPTGPGTPIATFNVNKSTGQVVASGGTINDYLSGGGPNIDFNLATGIATIQIRGVYIILCTISVPPSTSQMSFVISINGATTGASFRIGILPNTSSSVFTVTAIVALNPNDTLQIINTSTTAVAIPRLSGDNSGIVPSNVNFQAYMLSVL